A single region of the Deferribacterota bacterium genome encodes:
- the cls gene encoding cardiolipin synthase encodes MLIYFEPSIQFIGHLISVVVILMILSGRREARATLSWLLIVIVFPYIGALLYFIFGYPTIKMMVDVKLKRDVNIDIYRYYNQLEEFEKNEKGQMILKVTNCSPTLCSNFEIFTSARDKYNRLIDDIKRAKYYIFLEYYVFRQDETGKYFIDLLARKASEGVKVYFLYDGIGAMGLSIRRGFLRPLVKAGGKVGVFLSPFSLKTFLKLNFRNHRKIAIVDGEVCYTGGMNIGNEYIGEVFNQSKWYDIHARFYGDAVHEVEEVFARDWYFSTNENLQELIRKHERKVGGDTTVQVISSGPDQKIPLIYNTLYTAISLAKERIDIITPYLIPDQPLMELLRNLAMRGVKIRLILPGYNNHPLVAYAGRSYYEDLLEVGIEIYETKDVMLHAKIIVIDNDWCTLGTANMDTRSFMLNFELNIIIYSYNFVKKVDEIVQDYLDVSKKVYYEDFTKRAYIKRIFEGICRTISPVL; translated from the coding sequence ATGCTAATCTATTTTGAACCATCAATTCAGTTTATAGGTCACTTAATATCAGTTGTTGTTATTCTTATGATTCTATCAGGTAGAAGAGAAGCAAGGGCAACACTTTCCTGGCTTTTAATTGTTATAGTATTCCCTTATATTGGCGCTTTACTATATTTTATTTTTGGCTACCCAACAATAAAGATGATGGTGGATGTTAAACTTAAGAGAGACGTAAATATTGATATATACAGATATTATAATCAGTTAGAAGAATTTGAGAAGAATGAAAAGGGGCAAATGATTTTAAAGGTAACAAATTGTAGTCCCACATTATGTTCAAACTTTGAGATTTTTACAAGTGCCAGAGATAAATATAACCGACTTATTGATGATATAAAGAGGGCAAAATATTATATATTTCTTGAATACTATGTCTTTAGACAGGATGAAACTGGGAAATATTTTATAGATTTACTTGCTCGTAAAGCTTCAGAAGGAGTAAAGGTATATTTTTTATATGATGGTATTGGGGCTATGGGGCTTAGTATAAGGAGAGGGTTTTTGAGGCCTCTTGTTAAGGCCGGTGGTAAGGTTGGCGTATTTTTATCGCCCTTTAGTTTAAAGACATTCTTAAAACTAAATTTTAGAAATCATAGAAAAATAGCAATTGTAGATGGTGAGGTTTGTTATACTGGAGGGATGAATATAGGGAATGAATATATTGGCGAAGTCTTTAATCAGAGTAAATGGTATGATATTCATGCTCGTTTTTATGGGGATGCTGTCCATGAGGTTGAAGAGGTATTTGCAAGGGATTGGTATTTTTCTACTAATGAAAATTTGCAAGAACTTATAAGAAAACATGAACGTAAAGTTGGAGGTGATACTACTGTACAGGTTATTTCTTCGGGTCCAGACCAAAAGATACCACTTATCTATAATACATTATATACTGCTATATCCCTAGCAAAGGAGCGTATAGATATTATTACACCTTATTTAATTCCCGATCAGCCATTAATGGAACTCTTAAGGAATCTTGCTATGAGGGGAGTGAAAATAAGATTAATATTGCCAGGTTATAATAATCATCCTTTAGTTGCTTATGCCGGTAGATCATATTATGAGGATTTGTTAGAAGTTGGCATTGAGATATATGAAACAAAAGATGTTATGTTACACGCAAAGATTATCGTTATTGATAATGACTGGTGTACCTTGGGAACTGCCAATATGGATACGAGAAGTTTTATGTTAAATTTTGAATTGAATATTATTATCTATTCATATAATTTTGTTAAGAAAGTTGATGAGATAGTTCAAGATTATCTAGATGTATCAAAGAAAGTATATTATGAAGATTTTACAAAAAGGGCTTATATTAAAAGAATTTTCGAAGGTATTTGCAGAACAATTTCACCTGTATTATAA